In the genome of Lactobacillus intestinalis, the window GGCTGAAAAGATGGAACGTGTTCAAATCATTGGTAATTACCTTGCAGAGCGTTGGAATTTAGATGAAAACGTTGTGAGCGACTTTGATCGTGCAAGTGAGCTTTACAAGTTTGACTTAGTAACTCAAATGGTAGGGGAATTTGCGGAACTTCAAGGTGTAATGGGGATGCATTATGCTCGACTTGCTGGTGAAAATGAAGAAGTTGCAGTTGCTATTAAGGAACACTATATGCCAGCAACAGCTGAAGGTCCACTCCCTGAAACTACAGTTGGTTCACTCTTGTCAATTGCTGATAAGCTTGATATAATTATTACTTTCTTTGGTGCAGGTATGATTCCAACTTCATCAAATGATCCATATGCACTTCGTCGTTATGCTTATGGTATTGTAAGAATCTTACTTAACCAAAAGTGGTCATTACCATTTAACGAATTTTTGCCAGAAATTGTTGATTTAATTAATGGTAAGACTCCAGCTAAGTTACCAAAGGCTGGAGAAGAAGATGAAGAAATTGCCTTATTTATTCGTGATCGTATTAAGCAATATCTTCAAAAGAACAACTTTAAATATGATATTATTGATGCAGTTCTTGCTTCAAGTCAACAAGATCCAAGTCAAATTTTAGCGGCTGCTAATGTTCTCCAATTACATCATGATGATGAAGAATTTAAGCCAGTAGTGGAAAGTTTGACTAGAATCGATAATATTTTGAAGAAAGCTAAATTTAATGGTCAAGTAGAAGTTAATGAAGAATTATTTGATGATAATAGTGAAAAAGAACTTTTTGCTGGAGTTCAAAACTTGCAAGAAATTGAAGATTTAGCTGATCTTTATCAAGGATTTGTTCAACTTCAACCTGTAATTGATCAATATTTTGAAACTAATATGATTATGGCTAAGGATGAAAATGTTAAGAATAATCGTTTAGCTCAATTAAGCCAAGTTAGTGAAATGGCTGATCGTTTAGGTGATTTGAGCAAGTTAGTTATTAAATAATTGAAAAAGATGGTGATTTAAATGGCTGGACGTATTCCAGAAGATTTTATCAATGAAGTGCGTAATAGCGTCAATATTGTAGATGTTATCAGCCAATATGTGTCACTTGAAAAGAAAGGCAAAGACTATATTGGTCTTTGCCCTTTTCATCAAGAAAAAACTCCCTCATTTACAGTAAATGAAGAAAAGCAATTTTTTAAATGCTTTGGATGTGGCAAAGGTGGAAATGTCTACAAGTTTTTAATGTATAAAGACAACCTAACTTTCCCAGAAAGTGTTGAACAAGTTGCAAATTTTGCTCATATTCCAATGCCATCAGGCTATAACCATCATCAAACTAATAGTAATTTGACACCAGTGATGAAAATTAACCAAGATGCGGCTGATTTTTATCATAGAGTATTAGTAACAACAAGAGCTGGTGAGAGAGGGATGGCATATGCTAAAAAACGTGAATTAGATAAAAAAACTATTGACCATTTTGGCATTGGCTATGCTCCTCAGCAGGAAAACTTGTTATTGTTATATTTAAGAGGTAAAAACTATCAAGATGATGATTTAGTTAAGAGTGGGCTCTTTATCCAAAGTAAATCGGGGGAACTTTATGATCGCTTTCGTGATCGCTTAATGTTTCCATTGAGTGATGAGAGTGGAAGAGTGATTGCTTTTTCTGGTCGACGTCTTTCTAATGATAAAACTGAAGCAAAATATATGAATAGTCCAGAAACGGAGATTTTTACTAAATCAAAGTTACTGTTTCACTTTGCGGAAGCTAAGAAAGCTGCTCGAGAAGAAAAACATTTGGTACTTTATGAAGGCTACATGGACGTCATTGCTGCTTACAAAGCAGGAGTTAAATCAGGGATTGCATCAATGGGAACGAGTTTAACTGATGAACAAGTTTACATGATGCGGCGGAATAATCGTAATATCATCATTAATTATGATGGGGATGATCCCGGAGTTCATGCAGCTGAACGTGCAGTTCAAATGTTTAAGCAAGCTGGCGGTTTTAACATCGGAGTAGTTGTTTTACCAGAAGGATTGGATCCTGACGAATATGTTAAAAAGTATGGTAAGGATAAGTACCACAGCGAAGTAAAAGGTGCCTTATCTGCAACGGACTTTCTTTTAAAGCGATTAGCCAAGAAATTTAATTTAAATAATGATTTGGATCGAATAAATTATTTAAATGATGCTGTCAAAGAAATTTCTAATATTTCAGATCCAGTACAACAAGATTTGTATCTTAGAAAGATCGCAGATGAGAATAAAGTATCATTTGAAGCTTTAAAGGCTAATTTATTACATGAAGTAAAACGTAATCGAAGAGCCAATCGCCATAAAAATGGTGATCCATATGTGGATAAGACGAGGCCTGTAGTAGATTTATCTACTCAGGATAAAAATGCGACAGCAGTCGATCCAGTTCAATTGAGACTACTGTATCTATTTTTAAAATCAGATCAAGCAAGAGAATACTTGCTAGCTCGACATTTTCTGTTTCCAAGTAAAGAATTTGCTCAACTTGAAGAATTATGGTTAAAATTTATAGAAACCCACGAAAATCCTACTGTAAGTGATTTTTATGATTTTATTCCTGAGCAACTTCAAGGTATAATAGAGAGTGCTGAGTTAGCAGAAATGCCTGAAGATTTTGATGACCATGAGATTGATGATCAAATTCGAATGCTTGAAAAGCGCAAAATCAATTTACAGCTGGATAAGCTTATGAATAAGATTAAGGATGCAGAGCGCAAACAAGATTCGGAACAGATATTAGTGTTGACTCAACAACTCATTAAGTTAAAAAGAGCTTTGGGCTAGAAGGAGGCTTTTTAGTGGCAGAAAAGGGAACAAACACTGAAAAATTATCTTTAGATAAGATGGTTAAAGAAGTCGTAAAAGATGTGAAGAAGAGTAAGACCATTACTGAAAAAGACTTTACTGAACGACTAATTAAGCCTTATAACTTACAAGGTAAGGCTGTTGATCAATTAGTTCAAGAGTTTGAAGATAATGGTATTAGCATTGTTGATGAAAAAGGTGATCCTTCTAAATTAGCTTTAAAGAAGCAAAAAGACGTTGAAAAAGCTGAGTTAAAAGATATGTCAGCTCCTTCAAGTGTCAGAATGAACGATCCAGTTCGGATGTACTTGAAAGAAATTGGACGTGTTCCTTTACTAAATGCTGATCAAGAAATTGCTTTAGCTAAAAGAATCGAATCTGGAGATGAAGAAGCTAAGCAAGAATTAGCAGAAGCTAACTTACGTTTAGTTGTATCTATTGCTAAGCGTTATGTAGGACGTGGAATGTCCTTCCTTGATTTAATTCAAGAAGGTAATATGGGATTGATGAAGGCGGTAGATAAGTTTGATTATCGTCTGGGATTCAAGTTTTCAACTTATGCAACTTGGTGGATTAGACAGGCCATTACGCGTGCTATTGCCGATCAAGCTCGTACGATCAGAATTCCTGTCCATATGGTTGAAACTATTAACAAATTGATTAGAATTCAACGTCAATTGTTACAAGACCTTGGACGTGAACCAACTCCTGAAGAAATTGGGGCCGAAATGGATATGGCAACTAATAAGGTTCGTGATATCTTAAAGATTGCCCAAGAACCTGTATCTCTTGAAACACCTATTGGTGAAGAAGATGATTCTCACCTTGGTGACTTTATTGAAGATAAAGATGCTACTAGTCCAGAACAACATGCTTCATATGAAATGTTAAAGGAACAACTTGAAGAAGTTCTTGATACTTTGACTGATCGTGAAGAAAATGTTTTAAGACTTCGTTTTGGTCTTGATGATGGTCGTACTCGTACTTTGGAAGAAGTTGGGAGAGTATTTGGCGTAACTCGTGAACGTATTCGTCAAATTGAAGCGAAGGCGCTTCGTAAATTACGTCATCCAAGTCGGTCCAACCAATTACGTGATTTCTTAGACTAAAATAAAAAGGCTGCTACATATGTAGCGGCCTTTTTATTTACTATTTTCTTTAATGTCATCTGTAATGATCTTCATCGGATTAAGCCACGTGCCATTGTTTTTCCACCAATTACCACATGGATCTCCATGTTTATCGATATAGTGTTTATCGGTTTTAGTAACACCAAGGTGAATGTGTGAGCCAGTTAATCGACCAATCTTTTGCCCTAACTTAACATGTTGGCCTTTTTTAACATAAATATCGGTATCATTTAAAAAGCCTTCTTGATATATTTCAACATAGCCATCTTTACTAATAACCCAAACATATAAACCCATACCTGGTTTAAAATGTACTCGATGCACTATGCCGGAATGAATAGCAAGAACAGGGGAATGACCTACTTCTGAAAAACCAAAGTCATAGCCATCATGAAAATAGCTTTTTGGATTCGTTCTTCTCAAAACATCTGTCTCACCGAATTTTTGTCCACTTTTAAATTTGATGTCTTTTTCATACAAACGCTCAAAAGGATACCCCCAAGTCACCTTATGAACCACTTTTTGTTTTTTAACTTTTTTCTTTATGCGAGTTACTTCGCCAGGCTTATGATCCAAATTTCCTAAATCGATATGCCAAAGAGGAATAGACGCAAAAGCAATGATTATCAGAAGTGCGATTAGAAAAAGAATTTTTGGTTGTTTTTGCATTAGAATAATTCGTCTCGCTTTCCATCAAGTAAATGTTCATTTAGTTGAGCATCAAAATAAATAGGAAGATCTCGATCAAAATTATATGCGAGTTGATGTTTAAGAAGCTCTTCTTTAGTCATCCAGCTTAGAGTACCTTCATTAGATTCTTTAACTTGGCCAGTAAATTTATTGGTAATATAGAAAAATACTATATATCGTTCTTGATTTTGATCATAAAACTGTTTAACGCCAACTAATTTTGGAGAAAAAATAGTTAATCCAGTTTCTTCTTTAACTTCACGAATTACTGAATCATGAAAAGATTCGTGAGGTTCTACATGTCCTCCAGGAAAAGTTAATCCTGGCCAAACCGGATCATTACGATTGAGAACTAAAATTTGATGATCCCTTTTAATCATACACATATTAGTTAAAGTAACGGATTCTGTACGCTTACTCATAAAATACCAGCTTTCTATTTGTTGATTATAGCAAAGTTTTGAGTGAAGTGTTGCCCATTTTTTGCATTAAATATGCTAAAATTTTAGTAATCTAGTTAAATGTGAGGAAAAAATGAATAAACGTTTAAATGCTTTAGCAGAAATGGTAGATAAGGGCAGTCGTGTAGCTGATATCGGTACCGATCATGCTTATTTACCTATTGAATTAATGAATGAAAATAAGGTTTCTTATGCAATTGCTAGTGATATAGCAGCTGGTCCACTCCAAAATGCCAAAGATGACATTGTAGCAGCTGGGTTTGAGGATAAGATTGAAACGCGTTTAGGAGCTGGTCTAACCACAATTACTACGACAGATAAAATTGATACTGTTGTGATTGCTGGTATGGGCGGTAAATTAATGGTTCAAATATTAGATGATGCTTTAAATAATGGTTTTAAATTTAAAAATCTAGTTTTAGAACCCAATATTGGTGAACCAGGTGTAAGAAAATGGTTGATAGAACATCAATATCAAATTTTAACCGAAGATCTTATCGCAGAAGCTGGGCATACTTATGAGTTAATTAAAGCCCGGTTAGGAGAAGAGAGAGAATCTTTAACTGAAAAGGAACTTTACTTTGGTCCTTTTATTTTAAAGGAAAAGAATCCGGTCTTTTATCAAAAGTGGCAAGGTCAGCTTGTTTATCATGAAAAGTTATTGACTAACTTGAATAAAGCTAAGAAAAAGGATCACAATAGGATTAAGCAAATTGAAAAAGAGCTTGATTTTATAAAGGAGGAATTAAATGACTAAGGTTAAGGAGATTGTCGGGCGTTTGAGAGAAAGCTTCCCTGAAGAAATTGCTAGCAAAGGAGATCCAGTAGGGCTTCAAATCGGCTCCATGGAAGCAGAAGTTACTAAAGTAATGACAACTTTAGATGTACGTCCTCAAGTAGTGAAGGAGGCTGTAGAAAAAGGGGTTAACTTCATTGTAAGTCATCATCCGGTAATGTTTCGACCAGCCCGTAACTTAGATTATAGTGATCCACAAAACGCAATGTATGCCAATATCATTAAAAATGGCATTACAATTTATTCAATTCATACTAATTCAGATAAGGCTCAAAATGGATCAAGTGATTGGGAAGCAGAAGAGCTCGGGTTACAAGATATTGCGCCCTTTGCTTTAGATGATGATGGAATTGCTATTGGTCGAAAAGGAAAGCTTCCTCAAACTATGTCAGCTTATGATTTTGCTTATTATGTTAAAGATAAGATGAATATTAAGATGGCACGACTTATTACAGCTGATAATCAAAAGCCTATTACCACTGTAGGTTTTATCTGTGGAGATGGGGGAAAATACTGGCGTAGAGCTTTAGAAGATAATTTAGATGCTTTTATTACAGGGGATGTTTATTATCATGTAGGCCATGATATTATTTCATCTGGTTTAACTGTAGTCGATCCGGGACACTACACTGAAAAATTATTCAAATATAAAGTGTATGATCTTTTAAAGGATTGGAATGAAGAAAAGAATTGGCGAGTAGGGGTTGAACTTTCAGAAGTATCCACCAATCCATTCCAAGATTTATTTTAAAAGGAGAATTAAAATGGAATATCCAAATTTATTACCAAGATTTTTAAAGTATGTAAAAGTTAACTCACGTTCTGACGAACACTCAGATCGTTTTCCTTCAACTGAAAGAGAAGAAAACTTCCAAAAGAATGTGATTATGAAGGATTTAGAAGAATTAGGTTTGAGTGATGTGCACTATAATCAAAAATCGGGCTGTGTAATTGCTACTATTCCTTCTAATGTTGATTATGAGGTTCCTACAATGGGATTTTTAGCCCACTGTGATACAGCTGATTTTAATTCTGAAAACGTTAAGCCTCAAATTCATGAAAATTATGATGGGGAATCTAAAATTCAATTAGGTGATTCAGAATTCTACCTTGATCCTGAAGTATTTCCTCACTTAAGAAATTATAAAGGTCAAACAATTATTACCGCGTCTGGTGATACTTTGCTTGGTGGGGATGATAAGTGTGGAGTTTCAGAATTAATGACTTTTGCAGAATATTTAATGAATCATCCTGAAGTAAAACATGGCACAATTCGTTTAGGCTTTACTCCTGATGAAGAAATCGGAACTGGTGCTGAACACTTTGATGTGGCAGATTTTAATGCTGACTTCGCGTTTACGGTGGATGGAGAAGCTCCAGGTAAACTGGATTGGGGGACATTTTCTGCTGCTCAATTTAGTTTAGATATTCAAGGTGTTAATGTTCACCCAGCTGTTGCTAAAGGCCAAATGATTAATGCAGTTCAAGTGGCAATTGACTTTCATAACCAATTACCGGATCATGATCGTCCTGAGCATGCTGAAGGTAAAGAAGGATTTTTCCATTTAATGAAGCTTGATGGAACTGTAGATAATGCACATATGGATTACATTATTCGTGATTTTGAACGTGAAGGACTTGAAGAGCGTAAGAACTTGGTAAAGTCTATTGTTGAAAAAATGAATGCTGAATTCGGTACTGAACGGATCAAACTTAAGATGTGGGATCAATATTATAATATGGCCGATGAATTAAAGAAGCATATGGATATTGTAGATTTGGCAAGAGATGCTTATCGAGCTGAGGGGCTTGAAATCAATGAAGACCCAGTTCGTGGTGGTACTGATGGATCTCAGTTAACTTATATGGGTTTACCATGTCCTAATATTTTTGCCGGTGAAGAAAATATGCATGGGAGATATGAATACACTGTTCTTGAATCTATGTATAAAGCTGTCGATGTCATGATTAAAATGGCCGAATTAAATGCTGAAAGAGCTAAATAGTGAAACAAAATCATAAAAAAACTAAAAATTATCCAAATATATCCACACCCCTAAACAGCCTATTCTAAAGGTAATGTATCCATTTTCATAATTTTAGTAAAAAGTTATACACTCATGCCTTAATATTTTAAGCAAGTCCTATAATTGTTGTTAGGTCAACGATTAAGGCTTGCTTTTTGTTTTATATTTGTAAAAAATCTACATTGTGAAACAAATTATCTGCTTATTTACAAATATTTTAGATAGTCTATAATACTGTTATAGCTGAATAATACACTGATGGAAGGTGAAATTGTGGAATTTAAAGATAATATTCCAATTTATCTTCAGATTGAACAATATCTCTATCGTCAAATTGCGATGGGAAAACTCCAAGCGGGTCAAAAAATTCCCTCAGTCCGTAAGTTAGCTGTAGAGTTGACAGTAAACGTTAATACGGTTCAACGTGCTCTTCAGCAAATGAATGATCAGGGAATTTTATATACCAAACGTGGAGAGGGTAATTTTGTTACTGAAGATACAGCGCTTTTGGATAAAACTAAGCAATCGTTAATTGATAACGAATTAGACGAATTCGTTCAAAATATGACTCGTTTAGGGGTTAAGAAAGAAAATTTAGGGCAAGTATTAGAAGAATATATACAAAGAAGTGAGAATAAAAATGAATAACTTATTGAGTGTGAAAGATTTAAGCTATAAGAAAAACCAAAAGCAAATTTTACATGATGTAAATTTGAATTTAGAAAAAGGTAAGATAATTGCCTTACTTGGAGAAAATGGAGCTGGAAAAACCACTTTAATGAGAATTATTGCAGGTGTAGCTAAAAATTATAAAGGAACTGTCTCTTTAGAGGGCGCAACTAAAGAAGCGGACAGAAAGGCAAGATTGTCTTTTACAGACGGTTTAACAGGTTTTAGTGACTCAACCAAAATAAAGGATGTTGTTAACTTTTATATTAATATTTTTGAAGATTTTGACGCAGATCAATTTGATCAATTACGTGAGTTTATGAAACTAGGCCTTGATATGAAACTTAGTCAACTTTCTCGTGGGATGAGAGAAAAACTAATTATTGCTTTAACTTTTTCAAGAAAGGTTGATCTATATCTCTTAGATGAGCCTTTTGGTGGGATTGATGCAATGGCACGTAAGAAAATCATTAATTCCATTATTTTGTGGAAAGCTGAAGATGCTACTATTTTGATTTCAGACCATTTCGTTAATGAAATAGCTACACTGTTAGATGAGGTAGTGGTGATCAAGGATAGGACCATTTTTGCTCATGAATCAGCAGAAGAAATTCGTAGTAATCATGAAAGTATCGAAGAATATTACGAAGGTTTGTATGAAGATGAGGATGAATAGATTATGACATCATGGTGGCAATTATTTAAAGTTTTTTGCAAACAAAAGAGTAAATCTGTTTATTTAATCTTTATTTTTCAACTAATTTCATCTTTGGCTTTGATCCTAATGGCTAAACCAGTGAATAGTAATAATTTTTATTCAGATGCGGGGTTAATTAAAGTAAGCGATTTTAGTTCCTTTTGTTTAGGTTTAGTGGGGATGATTTTTATGACCACCTTTCTAGCAGAAGGAGTTTTGGGGATTTTAACCACTATTAAAAATGAAAGATTTAACAAAAGTAAGACTTGGCGTTTAATTCCAATTAGTAATGGGGGATATTTTACTGCAAATATTGCTAGTTCTACTCTTGAATTGATATGGTTAGGCGTGCTAAATCTGATTACTATAATTGTTTTAGGAGTTATTGCGCTTCCAGGGATGCACCCTAATAAATGGTTAGGGGAAATGGTAAATACCATTGGAAAAGGAATTTCAACTTCTGAATTTAGTCAAATGTTCTCGTACTTAATAAGTATTGTAGTTTTCTTGGTATTAATTGCAATTGCCTGGTATTTGATGATTAGTTTTTTGAACTTTTCTAGTTCTGCAATTGTAAATTTTTTGCCTAAAGCTTCTAATAAATTAGTCTTATTTTTTGTTAGAGCAATAACAATTATTATATTGCTGGTTTTGTTTGATTTTGTGTCTATTTACTTTGGCAATATTTTTCAAAATATTGTAAATTGGATACCTGCTGGCAGTGAAGCCCAAACTGGTGATATGCTCCAAGCAAATTTAGCTATTTTCATCTTTGATATTATAGTTGCTGGTGTGGATATTGGACTCTTTAATAAGTTCTTTGAAGCCAAAATAGAGCACTAGAGAGGTAATGGAAATGACAAGTTTTGGAACTTTGTTTAGGCAGATGTTTTTGCAAAAGAGCCGGTCAGCCTATTTGATTTTTGGAATCCAGTTCTTAGCAGCCTTTGTGTTAACCATCTTGGCTATGGGGAGTGCGGGATTAAATAATCCTAAAATTGATCAGACTGCAATAAATACTATTGCTGCAGCATTTTTAGCCTTTATCGTTCTTTTTTTGATGCTATGTTTTTTAACAGCTCCAGTTTATTTGGTAATGACTAGTTGGAAAATTGAAAAGATCAATCGGGATCAAACTTGGCGCTTAATACCAATTAGTTCAGGGAAGTTTTATCTTAGCAATACTCTTAGTTCATTTGCGGCTTATATTTATTTAGAAATAATGCAGTTGGTATTAATGCTTGTGGGCTTTTTTGGAGTATATTTAGCTTCAGGTAAGGTTCGTAAAGGAGTAAGTGAAGTTATTGCTGAAACAACAAATAATAATGCTGATTATGGGATGTTAGTGGAATACCTAGTTATTGGATTATTACTCAATCTTTTCTGGTATGTGATGATTAGTTTTTATCATTTCTTATCTAGAAGTGTAATTGATTTTTTGCCTGCTGCATCTAATCGTTTTGTGATCTTTATTGTTAGGGTATTAGTTTTAGTTGTAGTAATTTATGCTCTATATTTTGTATCAATTGGATTAAGTGATTTATTTATTCATCCATTAACCGATTCTGGGGAAAGCTTTGAACTTTTGATGACTATAGTGATATTTATATTATTCAATGTGATATTTGGGGGACTAAATATTTTATTGATTAATAAATTTGTTGAAGCTAAAGCAGATAGATAGGGGAATGAGGATGAAAAGTTTTAAAGCCGTCTTTAAACAAATGTTTTTACAGAAAGTAAAATATATTCATTTAGTATTATTGATTCAGATAATTACAATTATATTTTTAGCTTTATTTTCTAATAAGGGTAGAGAATTTAATGCAGTCTTAAGTGAGGTTGGATTAACATCAACTGTAATAGCAGACTTAGCTATTACAACAATTTTGTGTTGGCAGAATGAAAGGATAAATTCTAGTCAAACGTGGCAATTAATTCCCCTAGCTAGTTCAGCAAAATATATAGCTAATGTTTTAAGTAGTGTTTTAGGATGTATTTACATTTTTATTATTCAATTGCTTATTAATTTTATTTTACTTTTACCATATCTGAGTGCTTCGCCGGTTCCTATAAACATAAATAATCTTGAATATGGGGTTATTCATGATTACTTTCGACTTTGTGTATCTTTATTTTTATTAGTATTAGTTATTTTTATTTTTGTAAGTTTTGTGAATTTCTTATCCTATCTCATTATAAATATTTTACCTACTAATACTAAATGGATTCGTTTATTA includes:
- the dnaG gene encoding DNA primase, translating into MAGRIPEDFINEVRNSVNIVDVISQYVSLEKKGKDYIGLCPFHQEKTPSFTVNEEKQFFKCFGCGKGGNVYKFLMYKDNLTFPESVEQVANFAHIPMPSGYNHHQTNSNLTPVMKINQDAADFYHRVLVTTRAGERGMAYAKKRELDKKTIDHFGIGYAPQQENLLLLYLRGKNYQDDDLVKSGLFIQSKSGELYDRFRDRLMFPLSDESGRVIAFSGRRLSNDKTEAKYMNSPETEIFTKSKLLFHFAEAKKAAREEKHLVLYEGYMDVIAAYKAGVKSGIASMGTSLTDEQVYMMRRNNRNIIINYDGDDPGVHAAERAVQMFKQAGGFNIGVVVLPEGLDPDEYVKKYGKDKYHSEVKGALSATDFLLKRLAKKFNLNNDLDRINYLNDAVKEISNISDPVQQDLYLRKIADENKVSFEALKANLLHEVKRNRRANRHKNGDPYVDKTRPVVDLSTQDKNATAVDPVQLRLLYLFLKSDQAREYLLARHFLFPSKEFAQLEELWLKFIETHENPTVSDFYDFIPEQLQGIIESAELAEMPEDFDDHEIDDQIRMLEKRKINLQLDKLMNKIKDAERKQDSEQILVLTQQLIKLKRALG
- the rpoD gene encoding RNA polymerase sigma factor RpoD codes for the protein MVKEVVKDVKKSKTITEKDFTERLIKPYNLQGKAVDQLVQEFEDNGISIVDEKGDPSKLALKKQKDVEKAELKDMSAPSSVRMNDPVRMYLKEIGRVPLLNADQEIALAKRIESGDEEAKQELAEANLRLVVSIAKRYVGRGMSFLDLIQEGNMGLMKAVDKFDYRLGFKFSTYATWWIRQAITRAIADQARTIRIPVHMVETINKLIRIQRQLLQDLGREPTPEEIGAEMDMATNKVRDILKIAQEPVSLETPIGEEDDSHLGDFIEDKDATSPEQHASYEMLKEQLEEVLDTLTDREENVLRLRFGLDDGRTRTLEEVGRVFGVTRERIRQIEAKALRKLRHPSRSNQLRDFLD
- a CDS encoding M23 family metallopeptidase, with protein sequence MQKQPKILFLIALLIIIAFASIPLWHIDLGNLDHKPGEVTRIKKKVKKQKVVHKVTWGYPFERLYEKDIKFKSGQKFGETDVLRRTNPKSYFHDGYDFGFSEVGHSPVLAIHSGIVHRVHFKPGMGLYVWVISKDGYVEIYQEGFLNDTDIYVKKGQHVKLGQKIGRLTGSHIHLGVTKTDKHYIDKHGDPCGNWWKNNGTWLNPMKIITDDIKENSK
- a CDS encoding 8-oxo-dGTP diphosphatase; the encoded protein is MSKRTESVTLTNMCMIKRDHQILVLNRNDPVWPGLTFPGGHVEPHESFHDSVIREVKEETGLTIFSPKLVGVKQFYDQNQERYIVFFYITNKFTGQVKESNEGTLSWMTKEELLKHQLAYNFDRDLPIYFDAQLNEHLLDGKRDELF
- a CDS encoding tRNA (adenine(22)-N(1))-methyltransferase, producing the protein MNKRLNALAEMVDKGSRVADIGTDHAYLPIELMNENKVSYAIASDIAAGPLQNAKDDIVAAGFEDKIETRLGAGLTTITTTDKIDTVVIAGMGGKLMVQILDDALNNGFKFKNLVLEPNIGEPGVRKWLIEHQYQILTEDLIAEAGHTYELIKARLGEERESLTEKELYFGPFILKEKNPVFYQKWQGQLVYHEKLLTNLNKAKKKDHNRIKQIEKELDFIKEELND
- a CDS encoding Nif3-like dinuclear metal center hexameric protein, which produces MTKVKEIVGRLRESFPEEIASKGDPVGLQIGSMEAEVTKVMTTLDVRPQVVKEAVEKGVNFIVSHHPVMFRPARNLDYSDPQNAMYANIIKNGITIYSIHTNSDKAQNGSSDWEAEELGLQDIAPFALDDDGIAIGRKGKLPQTMSAYDFAYYVKDKMNIKMARLITADNQKPITTVGFICGDGGKYWRRALEDNLDAFITGDVYYHVGHDIISSGLTVVDPGHYTEKLFKYKVYDLLKDWNEEKNWRVGVELSEVSTNPFQDLF
- the pepT gene encoding peptidase T, which encodes MEYPNLLPRFLKYVKVNSRSDEHSDRFPSTEREENFQKNVIMKDLEELGLSDVHYNQKSGCVIATIPSNVDYEVPTMGFLAHCDTADFNSENVKPQIHENYDGESKIQLGDSEFYLDPEVFPHLRNYKGQTIITASGDTLLGGDDKCGVSELMTFAEYLMNHPEVKHGTIRLGFTPDEEIGTGAEHFDVADFNADFAFTVDGEAPGKLDWGTFSAAQFSLDIQGVNVHPAVAKGQMINAVQVAIDFHNQLPDHDRPEHAEGKEGFFHLMKLDGTVDNAHMDYIIRDFEREGLEERKNLVKSIVEKMNAEFGTERIKLKMWDQYYNMADELKKHMDIVDLARDAYRAEGLEINEDPVRGGTDGSQLTYMGLPCPNIFAGEENMHGRYEYTVLESMYKAVDVMIKMAELNAERAK
- a CDS encoding GntR family transcriptional regulator encodes the protein MEFKDNIPIYLQIEQYLYRQIAMGKLQAGQKIPSVRKLAVELTVNVNTVQRALQQMNDQGILYTKRGEGNFVTEDTALLDKTKQSLIDNELDEFVQNMTRLGVKKENLGQVLEEYIQRSENKNE
- a CDS encoding ABC transporter ATP-binding protein is translated as MNNLLSVKDLSYKKNQKQILHDVNLNLEKGKIIALLGENGAGKTTLMRIIAGVAKNYKGTVSLEGATKEADRKARLSFTDGLTGFSDSTKIKDVVNFYINIFEDFDADQFDQLREFMKLGLDMKLSQLSRGMREKLIIALTFSRKVDLYLLDEPFGGIDAMARKKIINSIILWKAEDATILISDHFVNEIATLLDEVVVIKDRTIFAHESAEEIRSNHESIEEYYEGLYEDEDE